Sequence from the Methanobrevibacter arboriphilus genome:
ATAATATTGCTTTAAAAGCTGATTATATTGATATAAAAGCTTCTAAAGGAAATAATACTAACATTATTATGAAAGATAATAAAATTCAGGAAGTTAACACCGGAATTGATATTGGAGCTAGAATCAGAGTTTTAAAAAATGGAGCATGGGGTTTTGCATTTACCAATGATTTGAATAAATTAGATGAAATAGCTAAAACTGCGATCAAATTATCAAATGTTCTAAATGGGGATGTGGAATTAGCTGAAGCTGAAATTGTTGAAGATAATGTTAAAACTCCTAGGAAAATTCCATTTAGTGATGTCACTATTGAAGATAAAAAAGAAATAATAACTGATGCAAGTAAAGCTGCAACTTTAGGCAATGTATCAAGCACTACTGTTAGCTATTCTGATAGTGAATCAAAGTCTGTCTTTGTTAATAGTGAAGGTAGTTCTATTTCAATGGATGAAACTCGGGTAGGATTATTTTTAAATGCAGCTGCATCTTCTGGAGATATTATTCAATTTGGACATGGCAGTATTGGTGGTGCAAAAGGATTTGAAGCTTTAAAGGATCAAGATATTGAAAAATTTGGTAGAAATATAGGTGAAAAAGCAAATAGGCTTTTAAAGGCTAATACTCCTCCTTCTGGTAATTTTTCCATAGTGGCTGATAATGAATTAACTGGAGTTTTTATACATGAAGCATTAGGTCATGCAGTTGAAGCTGATTTAATCCTTCAAAATGATTCTATATTAAAAGATAAACTGAATCAAAAAATTGGTTCAGATATTGTGAATATTATTGATGATGCAAGTGATATGAATGGTTTTGGTTATTATGCTTATGATGGAGAAGGGATTAAAACTAAGAAAAATCAGCTTGTAAAAAATGGTGAACTAGTATCTTTACTTAGTTCAAGAGAATCAGCATCAAAGTTAGATATGAAATCATCTGGAAATGCAAGATCAATAATCAGTGAACAACCTATAGTAAGAATGAGTAATACTTATTTAGAACCTGGAGATATGAGTTTTGAAGAGTTAACTGAAGATATTTCCGATGGAATATATCTTAAAGGTTCAAGAGGAGGACAAGTTGATACTGGAAAAGGAATTTTCCAATTTAATGCTGCTGAATCGTTTAAAATTGAAAATGGTGAAATTACTGATCCTCTGAGAGATGTTTCACTTTCAGGTAATGTATTAGAAACTTTAAAAAATGTTGATGCAATTGGTAGTGATTTTAAACTAGGAATTGGTTTTTGTGGAAAATCTGGACAAGTTGCTCCAGTTGGTGATGGTGGTCCTCATACAAAAATTTTAAATGCTACGGTTGGAGGCAGTAGCTGATATTCTAATTTAATTCTAATATAATCATAATATAATCTTAATTTAATTCTAATTTAACCCTATTTAATTCTAATTTAATCTTAGTTTAATTCTAATTTCATTATTAGATTTTTATGAGGGGGTTGTACATATGTTAAGTGATGATGATGGAAAATATTTAATAAAGATAGCTAAATTAGCTGTTGAAAATTATTTGGAAAATGGAAAGAAAATTAATGTTCCGGAGGATTGTCCTGAACATTTAAAAGAAAAATTAGGAGTCTTTGTAACTTTAAATAAAAATAAAGAAC
This genomic interval carries:
- a CDS encoding TldD/PmbA family protein codes for the protein MEENLDYLIKTIDNIALKADYIDIKASKGNNTNIIMKDNKIQEVNTGIDIGARIRVLKNGAWGFAFTNDLNKLDEIAKTAIKLSNVLNGDVELAEAEIVEDNVKTPRKIPFSDVTIEDKKEIITDASKAATLGNVSSTTVSYSDSESKSVFVNSEGSSISMDETRVGLFLNAAASSGDIIQFGHGSIGGAKGFEALKDQDIEKFGRNIGEKANRLLKANTPPSGNFSIVADNELTGVFIHEALGHAVEADLILQNDSILKDKLNQKIGSDIVNIIDDASDMNGFGYYAYDGEGIKTKKNQLVKNGELVSLLSSRESASKLDMKSSGNARSIISEQPIVRMSNTYLEPGDMSFEELTEDISDGIYLKGSRGGQVDTGKGIFQFNAAESFKIENGEITDPLRDVSLSGNVLETLKNVDAIGSDFKLGIGFCGKSGQVAPVGDGGPHTKILNATVGGSS